Proteins encoded together in one Haloplanus vescus window:
- a CDS encoding methyl-accepting chemotaxis protein, whose amino-acid sequence MTVSQPPDQHVADFPLSFDRIVGRIGAPIFILDADHEVVLWNSGMEELTGSSQADARTADSVGEAWYQDGRRAKTLADKVLEAPEGAHEEFDVERIDDGDHPEYRDQSAFTDTRGDTRHIVFSASPLYEDGELVGVVELVKDRTEEVRRRERVEDLVEEVTTAMHAIQGGNLGARAEFEADEYIDEELLTVVDSLNEMGSTLDDLVADVDDQTRELREITQEVAESATRMEEIADEQAERTEEVAGEVSNLSATIEEVASTADSVADTSRQARDHAEGGRELSQGARDAMSSVRDSSQDVRGDVDELSGTVDEIDEVIDVINDIADQTNLLALNANIEAARADRDSDGFAVVANEIKSLAQQAQEQAGEIESMIVDVQRRTERTVDSLEATEDDIDAGVSEVEAGMEKLDDIVDAVGDAVAGIQEVSTATDEQAASAEEIAAMVDDARDRSERVANEVRQVARAAEQQTEKVAEIERSVGQLRTDSR is encoded by the coding sequence ATGACGGTATCCCAACCCCCCGACCAGCACGTGGCCGATTTCCCCCTCTCGTTCGACCGCATCGTCGGTCGCATCGGCGCCCCGATTTTCATTCTCGATGCCGACCACGAGGTGGTCCTGTGGAACAGCGGGATGGAGGAGTTGACGGGAAGCAGTCAGGCCGACGCGCGGACGGCCGACTCCGTCGGCGAGGCGTGGTATCAGGACGGCCGCCGCGCCAAGACGCTCGCGGACAAGGTCCTCGAAGCGCCCGAGGGCGCCCACGAGGAGTTCGACGTCGAACGCATCGACGACGGCGACCACCCGGAGTATCGCGACCAGAGCGCCTTCACCGACACGCGCGGCGACACCCGCCACATCGTCTTCAGCGCCTCGCCCCTGTACGAGGACGGCGAACTCGTCGGCGTAGTCGAACTCGTCAAGGACCGGACTGAGGAGGTCCGTCGCCGAGAGCGTGTCGAGGACTTGGTCGAGGAAGTCACCACGGCCATGCACGCCATCCAGGGCGGTAACCTCGGTGCCCGCGCCGAATTCGAGGCCGACGAGTACATCGACGAGGAACTGCTGACGGTCGTCGACTCTCTCAACGAGATGGGGTCGACCCTCGACGACCTCGTCGCCGACGTGGACGACCAGACCCGCGAGCTCCGCGAAATCACGCAGGAGGTGGCCGAGAGCGCCACCCGGATGGAGGAGATTGCGGACGAACAGGCCGAACGCACCGAGGAGGTGGCGGGCGAGGTGTCGAACCTCAGCGCGACCATCGAGGAGGTGGCCTCGACCGCCGACTCCGTCGCCGACACCAGTCGACAAGCGCGCGACCACGCCGAGGGTGGGCGCGAACTCAGCCAAGGCGCACGAGACGCCATGTCGTCGGTCCGCGACTCGAGTCAGGACGTGCGCGGCGACGTGGACGAACTCAGCGGCACCGTCGACGAAATCGACGAAGTCATCGACGTCATCAACGACATCGCGGACCAGACGAACCTCCTCGCCCTGAACGCCAACATCGAGGCGGCGCGCGCCGACCGCGACAGCGACGGGTTCGCCGTCGTCGCCAACGAAATCAAGTCACTCGCTCAGCAGGCCCAAGAGCAGGCGGGCGAAATCGAGTCGATGATCGTCGACGTACAGCGCCGAACCGAACGCACGGTCGACAGCCTCGAAGCGACCGAGGACGACATCGACGCCGGCGTCTCGGAGGTCGAAGCCGGGATGGAGAAACTCGACGACATCGTCGACGCCGTCGGCGACGCCGTGGCGGGCATCCAGGAGGTGTCGACGGCGACGGACGAACAGGCCGCGAGCGCCGAGGAAATCGCCGCCATGGTCGACGACGCCCGCGACCGGTCCGAACGGGTCGCAAACGAGGTCCGACAGGTCGCCCGCGCCGCCGAGCAACAGACGGAGAAAGTCGCTGAAATCGAGCGCAGCGTCGGCCAACTCCGCACCGACTCGCGCTGA
- a CDS encoding ATP-binding protein encodes MSDPALEVVEFLLTAHVYTDDRSLGESDLPPRYRRVFWADKDDDDTDDDAIAGGIERPLIVTEQTARQATGVEHPWEAISDLLFTEQEGFSGRISITQLDMAIDWLVERADRERLATNPTVASVVAGRDDVDVTLEEAREQTRPIHADRVWIDSLLDAYFDEEEDAEMLDLVQVRAPEEIEMTLDDLVLTADQEGEIQKIVKAIEHRDYLAEIGLREIGKLLFVGPPGTGKTTASRALAHELGQPFVEVKLSMITSQYLGETAKNVEKTFEVAKRLSPCILFIDEFDSVAKTRRSDEHAALKRAVNTLLKSIDDISLIRDEVLLIGATNHPDQLDAAAWRRFDEIVNFPKPDRQMRSDILEVITQRMDIAEFDPGEVAELTDGLTGSDLRMVLREAVLEALTEERTTLTQKDIVDAVEDFEERDNLKNMDMIDGDSDTLVAGDGGHSHDHDHDH; translated from the coding sequence ATGAGTGACCCGGCTCTCGAAGTCGTCGAGTTCCTCCTGACCGCCCACGTCTACACGGACGACCGGAGTCTCGGCGAGAGCGATCTACCCCCACGCTACCGGCGTGTATTCTGGGCCGACAAAGACGACGACGACACGGACGACGACGCCATCGCTGGCGGCATCGAGCGCCCGCTGATAGTCACCGAACAGACCGCTCGGCAGGCGACGGGCGTCGAACACCCCTGGGAAGCCATTTCCGACCTGCTGTTCACCGAACAGGAGGGCTTCTCCGGACGCATCTCGATTACGCAACTGGACATGGCCATCGACTGGCTGGTCGAGCGCGCCGACCGAGAGCGCCTGGCGACCAACCCCACGGTCGCGTCGGTCGTCGCCGGCCGCGACGACGTGGACGTGACCCTCGAAGAGGCCCGCGAGCAGACCCGGCCCATCCACGCCGACCGCGTGTGGATCGACAGCCTCCTCGACGCCTACTTCGACGAGGAAGAGGACGCCGAGATGCTCGACCTCGTGCAGGTGCGCGCCCCCGAGGAAATCGAGATGACGCTCGACGACCTCGTGCTCACCGCAGACCAAGAGGGTGAGATTCAGAAGATCGTCAAGGCCATCGAACACCGCGACTACCTCGCGGAGATCGGCCTGCGCGAAATCGGCAAACTCCTCTTCGTCGGGCCGCCGGGGACGGGGAAGACGACCGCTTCACGCGCGCTCGCACACGAACTCGGCCAGCCCTTTGTCGAGGTGAAACTGTCGATGATCACCAGTCAGTACCTCGGCGAGACGGCGAAAAACGTCGAGAAGACCTTCGAGGTGGCCAAACGGCTCTCGCCGTGTATCCTCTTCATCGACGAGTTCGACTCGGTGGCGAAGACCCGTCGCTCGGACGAACACGCCGCGCTCAAGCGTGCGGTCAACACCCTCCTCAAGAGCATCGACGACATCAGCCTCATCCGCGACGAGGTGCTCCTCATCGGGGCGACCAACCACCCCGACCAGCTCGACGCCGCCGCGTGGCGTCGCTTCGACGAAATCGTCAACTTCCCCAAGCCGGACCGCCAGATGCGCTCCGACATCCTCGAAGTCATCACCCAACGGATGGACATCGCGGAGTTCGACCCCGGCGAAGTGGCCGAACTCACCGACGGCCTCACGGGGAGCGACCTCCGGATGGTCCTGCGGGAGGCGGTCCTCGAAGCCCTGACCGAGGAGCGGACGACGCTCACGCAGAAGGACATCGTCGATGCCGTGGAGGACTTCGAAGAGCGGGACAACCTGAAGAACATGGACATGATCGACGGCGACTCGGACACCCTCGTCGCTGGCGACGGTGGCCACTCGCACGACCACGATCACGACCACTGA
- a CDS encoding cation:proton antiporter domain-containing protein yields MAAGSGNLITLVAALIGVGVVAQILSDRFRIPSVVFLLASGVILGPEVLGIVGPDSFGNALSVIVGLSVAIIVFEGAFHLRIGRLREAPAATFKLVTLGAVIALVGTAVTIHYLLGVDWFVSALIGALLVATGPTVIAPILEVVPVRNRVGTALETEGIVNDVTAAILAVVIFEAIIQDVRAPAELLALFTQRLGTGLIVGVIVAGIVFYALRYIDLSPGNAPQNARLLVLGGALVAYGAAEAVATEAGIAAVATAGILLGNADVPYEEEITDFKGDITLIVLSFVFITLAALLQFEYLAALGLAGILVAVVVALVIRPALVFISTAGDRFTRGERLFMSFVGPRGIIPASVATLFAVEFRAEGMPEVANALVGTVFLVIFLTVAFEAGFARQIAEFLDVIPMRVIIIGAGDVGRTLARRLEERGENVVLVERDVNSVEKARNEGLTVHHGDGTDTEVLRSAGAENAKIVATTTGDDDVNLLVAQLADSKFSPDTILARVNNPDNVDAFEDLGVRAISAVDATAMAFDGYIERPSLVNWMSEIGENGEVQEIEVTSDELVGKTLSDIGPKLPPRCLIALISRDGETIVPDGDCRLERGDRITLIGDDESVFEALSFAHPDDE; encoded by the coding sequence ATGGCGGCCGGCAGTGGCAATCTCATCACGCTCGTCGCGGCGCTAATCGGCGTCGGGGTCGTGGCACAGATCCTCTCGGATCGGTTCCGCATCCCGAGTGTCGTCTTCCTGCTCGCGTCGGGTGTCATTCTCGGCCCCGAGGTGTTGGGAATCGTCGGTCCCGACTCGTTCGGGAACGCGCTCTCGGTCATCGTCGGCCTCTCGGTGGCGATTATCGTCTTCGAGGGGGCCTTCCACCTACGCATCGGTCGCCTGCGCGAAGCGCCGGCGGCGACGTTCAAACTCGTGACCCTCGGCGCAGTCATCGCGCTCGTCGGGACGGCCGTCACAATCCACTATCTGCTCGGCGTCGACTGGTTCGTCTCGGCGCTCATCGGGGCGTTGCTGGTCGCCACGGGGCCGACTGTCATCGCGCCCATCCTCGAAGTGGTGCCGGTGCGCAACCGCGTCGGCACCGCGCTGGAGACGGAGGGTATCGTCAACGACGTGACCGCGGCGATTCTGGCCGTCGTCATCTTCGAGGCCATCATTCAGGACGTTCGCGCGCCGGCCGAACTGCTCGCGCTCTTCACTCAGCGACTGGGCACGGGCCTCATCGTCGGCGTCATCGTCGCGGGCATCGTCTTCTACGCGCTGCGATACATCGACCTCTCGCCGGGGAACGCGCCACAGAACGCTCGCCTACTGGTGCTCGGCGGGGCACTCGTCGCCTACGGGGCGGCAGAAGCCGTCGCCACCGAGGCGGGCATCGCTGCCGTCGCCACCGCGGGCATCCTCCTCGGGAACGCCGACGTGCCCTACGAGGAGGAGATTACCGACTTCAAGGGCGACATAACGCTCATCGTCCTCTCCTTTGTCTTCATCACGCTGGCGGCGCTGCTCCAGTTCGAGTATCTCGCTGCTCTGGGGCTGGCGGGCATCCTCGTCGCCGTCGTTGTCGCCCTCGTCATCCGCCCGGCGCTGGTGTTCATCAGCACGGCGGGCGACCGATTCACCCGCGGAGAGCGCCTGTTCATGAGTTTCGTCGGGCCGCGCGGCATCATCCCGGCCTCGGTCGCGACGCTGTTCGCCGTTGAGTTCCGCGCCGAAGGGATGCCCGAGGTGGCGAACGCCCTCGTGGGCACCGTCTTCCTCGTCATCTTCCTCACGGTCGCATTCGAAGCCGGTTTCGCCAGACAGATCGCCGAATTCCTGGACGTGATACCAATGCGTGTAATCATCATCGGCGCCGGAGACGTGGGACGGACCCTCGCTCGGCGCCTCGAAGAACGTGGAGAGAACGTCGTCCTCGTCGAACGGGACGTGAACAGCGTAGAGAAAGCCCGCAACGAAGGGCTGACCGTCCACCACGGCGACGGCACCGACACCGAGGTGTTGCGCTCCGCCGGGGCGGAGAACGCCAAAATCGTCGCCACGACCACCGGCGACGACGACGTGAACCTGCTGGTGGCCCAGCTGGCCGACTCGAAGTTCTCGCCCGACACCATCCTCGCGCGGGTGAACAACCCCGACAACGTGGACGCGTTCGAGGACCTCGGCGTGCGCGCCATCTCCGCCGTCGACGCGACGGCGATGGCCTTCGACGGCTACATTGAGCGACCGTCGCTCGTCAACTGGATGAGCGAAATCGGCGAGAACGGCGAGGTGCAGGAAATCGAGGTCACGTCCGACGAACTCGTCGGCAAGACCCTCTCGGACATCGGGCCGAAGCTCCCGCCGCGATGTCTGATCGCTCTCATCTCCCGCGACGGGGAGACCATCGTTCCCGACGGTGACTGTCGACTCGAACGCGGCGACCGAATCACCCTCATCGGCGACGACGAATCGGTGTTCGAGGCGCTGTCCTTCGCCCACCCCGACGACGAGTGA
- a CDS encoding MBL fold metallo-hydrolase yields the protein MATGDLTAVEGTDVYYVDVGAYDVPGYGSVYILDADRPAVVDTGLGTNVDVIVDALDEIGIDSLEYILATHVHLDHAGGAGYLADIYPEATVLIHDIGVRHLIDPSRLVEGTKAAVGEQWQYYDDPKPVPEDRIEGIEGGDEIDLGDRTVDVIHAPGHAPHQVLFHDRADDVLFSGDAAGIRPDDSDRLVPTSPPVNFDLEGCLDDADTIAERNPDYLCFGHFGAVAFTPALMDEYVDVLSSWVDSVCEKRAELADDDAVIEHFVETAELIEPWGERKSRAEARLNTKGVLRYLDQQEFFFVRLSTEKVDINRILSP from the coding sequence ATGGCTACTGGCGACCTCACCGCAGTCGAGGGTACCGACGTCTACTACGTCGACGTGGGCGCGTACGACGTGCCCGGTTACGGGTCGGTCTACATTCTCGACGCCGACCGCCCCGCCGTCGTCGACACCGGACTGGGGACGAACGTCGACGTCATCGTCGACGCCCTCGACGAAATCGGAATCGACTCGCTGGAGTACATCCTGGCGACGCACGTCCACCTCGACCACGCGGGTGGTGCGGGCTATCTGGCCGATATCTACCCCGAGGCGACGGTGCTGATTCACGACATCGGCGTGCGCCACCTGATCGACCCCTCGCGACTCGTCGAGGGGACGAAAGCCGCCGTCGGTGAACAGTGGCAGTATTACGATGACCCGAAACCGGTGCCCGAAGACCGAATCGAGGGGATCGAAGGCGGCGACGAAATCGACCTCGGCGACCGGACGGTCGACGTGATTCACGCCCCCGGCCACGCACCCCATCAGGTCCTCTTTCACGACCGGGCCGACGACGTCCTCTTCTCGGGGGACGCGGCGGGCATCCGACCCGACGACTCCGACCGCCTCGTTCCCACCTCACCGCCCGTCAACTTCGACCTAGAGGGCTGTCTCGACGACGCCGACACCATCGCCGAGCGAAATCCCGACTACCTCTGTTTCGGCCACTTCGGCGCCGTGGCGTTCACGCCCGCCCTGATGGACGAGTACGTGGACGTGCTCTCGTCGTGGGTCGACTCGGTGTGCGAGAAGCGCGCGGAACTGGCGGACGACGACGCAGTCATCGAGCACTTCGTGGAAACGGCAGAGCTCATCGAACCGTGGGGAGAGCGCAAGAGTCGCGCGGAGGCGCGCCTCAACACCAAGGGCGTGCTTCGATACCTCGACCAGCAAGAGTTTTTTTTTGTCCGCTTATCCACCGAGAAAGTAGATATTAACAGAATTTTATCGCCGTAA
- the serS gene encoding serine--tRNA ligase, protein MLSRQYLRENPDEVRQNLADRGMADDVDLDRLLDIDEEWRSLKSEGDDLRHERNQVSDRIGQLKADGKDEEAEEAIERSQELKERLEEVETRADELEAELEAGLMEIPNVPHEDVPVGEDESDNVEDRRHGFDDLRDLPETVTPHYDLGEDLDIIDEERGAKTTGAGFYFLKGEGARLEHALIQFMMDVHREQGYVDLFPPVPVKSSSMEGTGQLPKFANDAYRIGGEETTEYDDDDLWLCPTAEVPVTNMYADDILLSDDLPLKHQAYTPNFRREAGEHGTETRGIVRVHQFNKVELVNFVDPEESYDRLEGLVDEAEEVLRRLGLPYRILSLCTGDLTFASAKTYDIEVWAPGTDGDDAPEQGGRWLEVSSASNFEDFQSRRAGLRYRPERHESAEYLHTLNASGTAVGRVMVAILEYYQNEDGTVTVPEALRPYMGGLEVIEGHEKVGESALGSGDRD, encoded by the coding sequence ATGCTCAGCAGGCAGTATCTCCGCGAGAATCCGGACGAGGTGCGACAGAACCTCGCCGACCGGGGAATGGCCGATGACGTTGACCTCGACCGACTCCTCGACATCGACGAGGAGTGGCGGTCGCTCAAAAGCGAGGGCGACGACCTGCGCCACGAGCGCAACCAAGTCAGCGACCGCATCGGCCAGCTGAAGGCCGACGGCAAGGACGAGGAGGCCGAGGAGGCCATCGAGCGCTCCCAAGAGCTCAAAGAGCGTTTGGAGGAGGTCGAAACCCGTGCCGACGAACTCGAAGCCGAACTCGAAGCGGGCCTGATGGAGATTCCGAACGTCCCCCACGAGGACGTGCCCGTCGGCGAGGACGAGAGCGACAACGTCGAGGACCGCCGCCACGGCTTCGACGACCTGCGCGACCTGCCCGAGACGGTGACGCCCCACTACGACCTCGGCGAGGACCTCGACATCATCGACGAGGAACGCGGCGCCAAGACCACCGGCGCGGGCTTTTACTTCCTGAAGGGAGAGGGCGCCCGCCTCGAACACGCGCTCATCCAGTTCATGATGGACGTCCACCGCGAACAGGGCTACGTCGACCTGTTCCCGCCCGTCCCCGTCAAGTCCTCCTCGATGGAGGGCACGGGCCAGCTGCCCAAGTTCGCCAACGACGCCTACCGCATCGGTGGCGAGGAGACCACCGAGTACGACGACGACGACCTGTGGCTCTGTCCCACCGCCGAGGTGCCCGTCACCAACATGTACGCCGACGACATCCTCCTCAGCGACGACCTGCCGCTCAAACATCAGGCGTACACGCCCAACTTCCGACGCGAGGCGGGCGAACACGGCACCGAGACGCGCGGCATCGTCCGCGTCCACCAGTTCAACAAGGTGGAACTCGTCAACTTCGTCGACCCCGAGGAGAGTTACGACCGTCTGGAAGGCCTCGTCGACGAGGCCGAGGAGGTCCTGCGTCGCCTCGGCCTCCCCTACCGCATCCTCTCGCTCTGTACGGGCGACCTCACCTTCGCGTCCGCGAAGACCTACGACATCGAGGTGTGGGCGCCGGGCACCGACGGCGACGACGCCCCCGAGCAAGGCGGCCGGTGGCTCGAAGTCTCCAGCGCCTCCAACTTCGAGGACTTCCAGTCGCGCCGCGCGGGGCTTCGCTACCGTCCCGAGCGCCACGAGTCGGCGGAGTATCTCCACACGCTCAACGCCTCCGGCACCGCCGTCGGGCGCGTGATGGTCGCCATCCTCGAATACTACCAGAACGAGGACGGCACCGTCACGGTCCCCGAGGCGCTCCGCCCCTACATGGGCGGGCTAGAGGTCATCGAGGGCCACGAGAAGGTGGGCGAGAGCGCCCTCGGCTCGGGCGACCGCGACTAG
- a CDS encoding nuclear transport factor 2 family protein: MDDCDAVRAYYEAIDEGDDERLRGLLDPDFVQERPDRTFEGRAAFVRFMREDRPRTDTEHVLSEVCAGDGAVFARGRLRSAEGDDLFGFVDVFRVGERIESLTTYTN; the protein is encoded by the coding sequence ATGGACGACTGCGACGCCGTGCGGGCGTACTACGAGGCCATCGACGAGGGGGACGACGAGCGTCTCCGCGGACTCCTCGACCCCGACTTCGTGCAGGAACGGCCGGACCGAACCTTCGAGGGGCGAGCGGCGTTCGTGCGGTTCATGCGCGAGGACCGCCCCCGCACCGACACCGAACACGTACTGTCCGAGGTGTGTGCAGGGGACGGGGCGGTGTTCGCCCGCGGCCGCTTACGGAGCGCCGAGGGCGACGACCTGTTCGGGTTCGTGGACGTGTTCCGCGTCGGCGAGCGAATCGAGTCGCTGACGACCTACACGAACTAG
- a CDS encoding DUF367 family protein — translation MDLHVRYAGDDDPEKCTARKLARFDLVDLHRSDRATPYGVVLNPHAEQALSPADATETLVALDCSWESAGEARFSLPGEHRALPYLVAANPVNFGKPFRLTTVEALAAGLVILGDRDAAERILSKFTWGETFLELNDEPLRRYADCEDSAEVVAVQGEYLDR, via the coding sequence GTGGACCTCCACGTGCGCTACGCGGGCGACGACGACCCCGAGAAGTGTACGGCCCGCAAACTCGCGCGGTTCGACCTCGTCGACCTGCATCGCTCGGACCGGGCGACGCCCTACGGCGTCGTCCTCAACCCGCACGCGGAGCAGGCGCTCTCGCCAGCGGACGCGACGGAGACGCTCGTCGCCCTCGACTGCTCGTGGGAGTCGGCGGGCGAGGCGCGCTTCTCCCTCCCCGGCGAACACCGTGCGCTCCCCTACCTTGTCGCCGCCAACCCCGTCAACTTCGGCAAGCCGTTCCGCCTGACGACGGTCGAAGCGCTGGCGGCCGGACTGGTCATCCTCGGTGACCGCGACGCCGCCGAGCGCATCCTCTCGAAGTTCACGTGGGGCGAGACCTTTCTCGAACTCAACGACGAACCCTTGCGCCGGTACGCCGACTGCGAGGACTCCGCCGAAGTCGTGGCCGTCCAGGGCGAGTATCTGGACCGGTAG
- a CDS encoding NOG1 family protein yields MIFEGLPTTPWSEELIDKAFSRAARSGRAKSGVEAQQSMLQTAGNILSDNLENVVTEWPDFGVVAPFYRDLADAVLRREIPSRTGDDGTEQVGLDALRASLSEVTWASRQVEEIQREYNSKLRKTDAETARKHRKQAFARMADVVEEVSEDLRRVGEARDALRDLPDIRSDEPTIVVAGYPNVGKSSFVNDVTRADNEIARYPFTTRGIQIGHFERDHIRYQIIDTPGLLDRPEAERNDIENQAVSALSHLADAVLFVVDASGACGYPIDVQLDLRDAVVERFDAPVITVCNKSDRSRDVEADAYMSVTEGENVDEVLDLAVETVDWEPDLPSR; encoded by the coding sequence ATGATTTTCGAAGGCCTTCCGACCACGCCCTGGTCGGAGGAACTCATCGACAAAGCGTTCTCGCGCGCCGCTCGCTCCGGGCGCGCGAAATCGGGGGTGGAAGCCCAGCAGTCGATGCTCCAGACCGCTGGTAACATCCTCTCCGACAACTTGGAGAACGTGGTGACGGAGTGGCCGGACTTCGGCGTCGTCGCCCCGTTCTACCGCGACCTCGCGGACGCGGTGTTGCGACGCGAAATCCCGTCACGCACCGGCGACGACGGCACTGAACAGGTCGGCCTCGACGCCCTCCGGGCCAGTCTCTCCGAGGTGACGTGGGCCAGCCGGCAGGTCGAGGAGATTCAGCGCGAGTACAACTCGAAACTCCGGAAGACGGACGCCGAGACGGCGCGCAAACACCGCAAGCAGGCCTTTGCGCGCATGGCCGACGTGGTCGAGGAAGTCTCCGAGGACCTCCGCCGCGTCGGCGAGGCACGGGACGCCCTCCGTGACCTGCCCGACATCCGCTCCGACGAACCGACCATCGTCGTCGCCGGCTATCCGAACGTGGGCAAATCCTCCTTTGTCAACGACGTGACCCGCGCCGACAACGAAATCGCCCGCTACCCGTTCACCACCCGCGGGATTCAGATTGGGCACTTCGAGCGCGACCACATCCGCTATCAGATTATCGACACGCCCGGCCTGCTTGACCGGCCCGAAGCCGAGCGAAACGACATCGAGAATCAAGCGGTCAGTGCGCTCTCTCATCTCGCCGACGCCGTCCTCTTCGTCGTCGACGCCAGCGGAGCGTGTGGCTACCCAATCGATGTCCAACTCGACCTGCGTGACGCCGTCGTCGAGCGCTTCGACGCGCCCGTCATCACCGTCTGTAACAAGAGCGACCGCTCGCGGGATGTGGAGGCCGACGCCTACATGAGCGTCACCGAGGGCGAGAACGTCGACGAAGTGCTCGATTTGGCCGTCGAGACGGTCGATTGGGAACCCGACCTGCCGTCGCGCTAG
- a CDS encoding TIGR00341 family protein, producing MRLVQVMVPEGKRETILRTLDDEDIDYVVTDETSDREYTAMVTFPLPQSAVEPVLEQLHDAGLDREAYTVVLDAETVISRRFEKLVERYEEDEENGNRIAREELAARARSLAPEWRTFATMTAISSVVATAGLLLDSAAVVVGSMVIAPLIGPAMATSTGSVVDDRELLLRGVKLQVAGGVLAVVAAAAFAILLRTAHVVPLEAADVFAIDEVRERLVPDVLSLAIALGAGAAGALSLSTGVSTALVGVMIAAALVPPTAVVGIGLAWGSPQTVSGALVLVLVNFLSINFAALAVLWLMGYRPKSWFRREEARSATLKRIASLGVALLVLSTLLAGVTYGTYQTAAFEENVRTTVDDTLADYAGLERLSVRVTYDQRFPFTRPERVTVTVGHPPGQETPRLASTLAERIDALEDPAFRAESDVTVEVQYVVVDVARSERARLSAPHASTGVRETGAGVTETPA from the coding sequence GTGCGACTCGTTCAGGTGATGGTCCCCGAGGGGAAACGGGAGACCATCCTGCGAACGCTCGACGACGAGGACATCGACTACGTCGTCACCGACGAGACGAGCGACCGCGAGTACACGGCGATGGTGACGTTTCCGTTGCCACAATCCGCGGTCGAACCGGTGTTGGAACAGCTGCACGACGCGGGCCTCGACCGGGAGGCGTACACCGTCGTCCTCGACGCCGAGACGGTCATCTCGCGTCGATTCGAGAAACTCGTGGAGCGATACGAAGAAGACGAGGAGAACGGGAATCGAATCGCTCGCGAGGAACTCGCGGCGCGGGCGCGGTCGCTCGCCCCCGAGTGGCGGACGTTCGCGACGATGACGGCCATCAGTTCCGTCGTCGCGACGGCGGGCCTCCTCCTCGACTCCGCGGCGGTGGTGGTGGGGTCGATGGTCATCGCGCCCCTCATCGGCCCGGCGATGGCGACGAGTACGGGGTCGGTCGTCGACGACCGCGAACTCCTGCTTCGCGGCGTGAAACTGCAGGTCGCGGGCGGCGTCCTCGCCGTCGTCGCCGCCGCGGCGTTCGCCATCCTCCTGCGGACGGCCCACGTCGTCCCGTTGGAGGCGGCGGACGTGTTCGCCATCGACGAGGTTCGGGAGCGCCTCGTCCCCGACGTGCTCTCGCTGGCCATCGCCCTCGGGGCCGGCGCGGCGGGTGCACTCAGCCTCTCGACCGGCGTCTCGACGGCGCTCGTCGGCGTCATGATTGCCGCGGCGCTCGTCCCCCCGACGGCCGTCGTCGGCATCGGCCTCGCGTGGGGGTCGCCCCAGACCGTCTCGGGTGCGCTCGTCCTCGTCCTCGTCAACTTCCTGTCCATCAACTTCGCGGCGCTGGCCGTCCTCTGGCTGATGGGCTACCGGCCGAAGAGTTGGTTCCGGCGCGAGGAGGCCCGCTCGGCCACCCTCAAGCGCATCGCCAGCCTCGGTGTCGCGCTGCTCGTCCTCTCGACGCTGCTCGCCGGCGTCACGTACGGCACCTACCAGACGGCGGCGTTCGAGGAGAACGTCCGCACCACCGTCGACGACACGCTGGCCGACTATGCGGGGCTGGAGCGACTCTCGGTCAGGGTCACCTACGACCAGCGCTTCCCCTTCACCCGCCCGGAGCGAGTCACGGTCACCGTCGGCCACCCGCCGGGGCAGGAGACGCCACGGCTCGCCAGCACGCTCGCCGAACGAATCGACGCGCTCGAAGACCCGGCGTTCCGCGCCGAGAGCGACGTGACCGTCGAGGTGCAGTACGTCGTCGTGGACGTGGCGCGGAGCGAGCGCGCACGCCTGTCAGCGCCGCACGCGTCAACAGGTGTGAGAGAAACCGGCGCGGGCGTCACCGAGACGCCAGCCTAG